Proteins co-encoded in one Nematostella vectensis chromosome 15, jaNemVect1.1, whole genome shotgun sequence genomic window:
- the LOC5500990 gene encoding uncharacterized protein LOC5500990 translates to MMRLTLFVVLVLCFDAAHSMPLENDDECKDQYASADCKKAIGDDKWFCEDNKNFMLVYCRMSCGYCVPKPSSPTKDCVDSFGQKMCEWLAQNNGYCNFKKSFMEKNCRRSCGFC, encoded by the exons ATGATGCGTCTCACTCTCTTCGTAGTTCTCGTGTTGTGCTTTGACGCTGCTCATTCGATGCCTTTAGAGAACGATGACG AATGCAAGGACCAGTACGCAAGCGCCGACTGCAAGAAAGCTATCGGTGACGACAAATGGTTCTGCGAGGATAACAAAAACTTTATGTTGGTGTATTGTAGAATGAGCTGTGGATACTGTG TCCCCAAGCCTTCATCTCCAACGAAAG ACTGTGTGGATAGTTTCGGCCAGAAAATGTGTGAATGGCTCGCTCAAAACAATGGATACTGCAACTTCAAAAAGTCATTCATGGAGAAGAACTGTAGGAGATCTTGCGGATTCTGCT AG